The following proteins come from a genomic window of Aquabacterium sp. A3:
- the def gene encoding peptide deformylase yields MALLPILHYPDPRLHTVAKPVAQVDERIRQLVDDMLETMYDAKGVGLAATQINVHERVVVIDTSEERNEPRVLINPEIVWASDEMIVWEEGCLSVPTIYDKVDRHARIRVRALNRDGQSYEFEADELLAVCVQHELDHLMGKVFVEYLSPLKRNRIKTKLVKRARDAQSA; encoded by the coding sequence ATGGCCCTGCTGCCCATCCTGCATTACCCCGATCCCCGCCTGCACACGGTGGCCAAGCCTGTGGCCCAGGTGGACGAGCGCATCCGCCAGTTGGTCGACGACATGCTGGAGACCATGTACGACGCCAAGGGTGTGGGCCTGGCCGCCACCCAGATCAACGTGCACGAGCGCGTGGTGGTGATCGACACCAGCGAAGAGCGCAACGAGCCGCGCGTGCTGATCAACCCCGAGATCGTCTGGGCCAGCGACGAAATGATCGTCTGGGAAGAAGGCTGCCTGTCGGTGCCCACCATTTACGACAAGGTGGACCGCCACGCCCGCATCCGCGTGCGGGCCCTGAACCGTGATGGCCAAAGCTATGAATTCGAGGCCGACGAGCTGCTGGCCGTGTGCGTGCAGCACGAGCTGGACCACCTGATGGGCAAGGTGTTTGTGGAATACCTCTCGCCGCTGAAGCGCAACCGCATCAAGACCAAGCTGGTCAAGCGCGCCCGAGACGCGCAATCGGCCTGA